The sequence GTTCTAAATTTAAGATGCTTTTTGGAAATTCAAGTAGGCTATTATTAGCAATATCTAGTTTATATAAGTGACTTAATTTAGCTATATCTTCAGGTATTATACTTATCTGATTGTTATTGAGGAAAAGTTCTTGGAGTGAACTAATCTGGAATAGAGAATGTGGTATTTTTTTGATTTGATTTCGATTGAGATTTAACTTTTTTAAGTTGCTAAGGCAAGAAATAATATCGGGAATGACTCTAAGGTTATTACTACCTAAGTGCAAAATTTCAAGATATTTAAGTTCTGCAACTTCATCCGGAATATAAGTTATTAAATTACGTCCAAAATCGATGTGTGTTAAAGATTGAGCATGAGATATTTCATTTGGTATTGTCGTTATTTTATTTCCATTAACGGAAAAGCTGGTGAGTTTTTTTGAGTAGAAAAAGACTTCTGGAATCACCTGTATTTTGTTCTTGCGAAGGTCGATTTTCACCAAGTTTTTCAACTGGGATATAGATTCAGGAATCTCATTTATTTTGTTATGGCGTATAGAGATTTCTGATAGGTGCTGTAGATGTGAAATTTCTTGAGGGATTTCTCTTATTTTTTGATAGTTTATTCGGAGAGCTTTTAGAAAAGTTAATTCGTAGATTTCTATTGGAATAGCATCTAGATTTCCTCGATTATTACGTGGAGCGCTTAAATCTAGTTCCGTCGAACCTTTGACTTTAACCTCTTCTATTTTGTCTAGCACCCACTGTGGCGTTTTGCTCATTTATTTTGTCTCGCTCAATCTCTCAAAGTACCCTTATTTGAACAACCTACTCTGTAATCACAAGCCATAACCTGCCATATGATCAGGATTCGTTGAAAGATCTTCTGGTAAATCGTCTCCGATTCCGATTAGATGTGAAGTCAACTCAAAACAAGATGAATTAACTTGAACGTATTTATCGTGGTTTTCTGCGCCATTTTTAGGCAAATTCGCTAACTCTTTTTCTGTGAGACCTTCTGCAAAAGACTGAGATAAACCCAAGAGAAAATCTGCTGTAGTGATAGAGTTCCCTGAATTACTATCCGTTTGAGTTGGCTGTCTATCTAATCTTGCCTCAAGGAAACTGACAAAATCTAAAACTGTAACCAAGGACTCCTCAGATGAAGTTTCGAGGCGATGTAACTTGGTTATGATTTGCTCAGTAACACTACTATTACTCATGACTTTCGACTGCAATCTCTAAATCCTATTGCTACCAATTATAGGAGCCAGTTTTAGAGTCTACAGGATTTTCTGCCTATGTCTTCACCACCCACTTCCCAGAATAATTTTCTCGGTATTTTTAGCATTGTGCTGGGGTTTTTCCCGATCGCCGTTTCAACGGGCATCCTGAAAGCAGATCCCTCGACAATTCATGCACCGCTGTGGGTTTTATTTAGTTGTGGCATGGTGTTTGTGACCACGGGCTTAATGATGATTTTCGGGTAGAAATACCCTTAGTTTAACCATCTCTGCGCTGTGATTTGGTTCGTGACAATGGGTTCTGTCGCCTTCGGTGCTCTGCTGTGTGCTGGGTTAGCCGTTTACGCCTTTAGACAATTTCTCAAAAGCCTAAATTAACCCTTCAAATTCCAGCTCTTCGATCATTTGTAAACCGTTGGGGTCACCGACTCTAAGCAAAGCCGCCCGCGCATCATCTTTTACACCAATATCTTCATCTTCCACGAGGGATTCGATCAACGCATCGATCGCCGTCGCATAGATCACATTAGAAGGCATTTCCCGACAAAGCTGACCCAAAGACCAAGCGCAATTACTCCGTACCGCCGCCATCTTGTCCCGCCGCAACCCTGCAATCAGAGGCGGAATCGACTGGACAATGTCTTCATACTCTAGCTTCGCCACCTGCGCCAAACTACTCGCCGCCCACAGACGCACCGCCGAAATGTCCGTTTTCAAAGCATGAATTAGAGGTTCAACCGCCCGGCGATCGCCACAATTTCCCAACGCCCAAACCACACCCTTACGGACATAGCCATTCCAATCATTGGCCAAAAGCTCAATTAAAGTTGGAACTGCCGCCTCAGAAGGATTGCGTCCTAGAGCATAGGCCGCACTAACCCGCGTTAGAGGGCAGCTATCCGTCGTAATAATGTCGATCAAAGGGGCGATCGCCCGTTCATCCTTGTGGTCGCAGAAATACCGCGCCGCGATCATCCGCCGCATTTTGTCCCCATCAGAAAGAGACTCAACCATGGCAGTCGCATCAGGCGGAGCAGCAGCAACCTCCGTATCCTGTACCGGATCACCGAAGGTATCATTAAGTAAATCTAGATCGTTAGGACTTGGCATAATTTAATACCCTACTATTCCTGATATCGCTCGTGCAACTGTTGTTTTTCAATGGATTACGACGTAATTTGAGCAAATATCGCCCCATACCCTCGCTGCAATAATTTCGAAGAGTTGATTATGACAAAAGAGGGAGTTTGAAACTTTATAATAAGGTCACCACACTAGCAATCAACTAAAAAATTATGTCATTAGCCCTAACCACCGAAAACGTTGAAACAACCCTCGACGAACTGCGCCCCTACCTAATGGCTGACGGCGGTAACGTTGAACTCGTCGAAATCGATGGCCCCATCGTCAAATTACGTCTCCAAGGTGCTTGCGGTTCTTGCCCTAGCTCTGCCATGACACTACGTATGGGTATCGAACGTAAACTGCGTGAAGTCATTCCTGAAATCGCCGAAATCGAGCAAGTCTTTTAGGCAGATATCAGACTTCAGATATCAGATATCAGGGATTAATCAGACAAACTAATAATCCATAAAAGCGAAAGACACTTTGCATCGCACAATTTACTAAGTAGACAAAACCCCACCACATGGATGGGGTCTTTTTTTGTCTTGTCACGGAATATTTAACCCATGATTGAATCACTATTGATACCTGAAGTCTGATATCTGAAGAAAACTAGCCCGTATTACGCATCCCAGCGGCGATTCCATTAATGGTTAATAGTGCACCCCGTAGCAACTCTTCTTTGCTGTAACGGAAGTGAACAATGCTGGCTTGAGTTTCGCGGGTATACTGACGCAGACGCTTGAGGAGAGAAACTTGCAAAAATCCGAGGGGCACAATCGTGCCATTTCTCAACTGCACTGAACGCTGGAGGGGGCGATCGCCATCAAGAAGCTCTTCATTTTCTGTAATTTCGAGGATTAATTTACGTGTGAGGTTAAATTCTTCAGAGATCTTATTCAGAATCGGCTGGAAACGTTCCAAATCTGCCGGGTCTGCGAGCTCCCGGACATAATGGCTCGCCATTTCGAGATCCACCTTTGAGAGGGTCATTTCCACCTTCGAGATCACCATACGGAAGAAGGGCCACTTCGAGTAGAAATAGCGCATCAGCTTGAGATTTTCCTCAGGGTCTTGCTCAAAAAATTGCTGCAGAGCTGTGCCAACACCATACCAAGCCGGCAGCAGGAAACGACTTTGCGTCCAGCTAAAGACCCAAGGAATGGCTCGCAAACTGCTGAGATCTTTTTTGCCAGATTTGCGGCGGGCAGGACGGGAGCTAATTTGCAACTGACTAATTTCCGGTAGCGGCGTGACCGACATAAAGAAGTCGAGAAAGTCCGGCTCTTCATAAACTAAAGACCGATAAGCGGCGCGGGACTGTTGGGACAGCTTCTCCATAATGCGATTCCACGGCTCAATATTATCGAAGCCACTGACGAGCAAACTGGATTGGATCACGGCAGTCGAAACACTTTCAAGGTGATAGAGCGCCAAATCAGGGAGCGAATACTTGGAGGCTAAAACTTCCCCTTGTTCCGTAATCTTGATACGGCCATTAATGGTGTTGGGGGGTTGCGCCAAAATCGCGGCATAGGCAGGGCCACCCCCCCGACCAACGGAACCGCCACGACCGTGGAAAATCCGCAGGTCAATGCCGTAGGGATTAGCCACTTCTTGGAGATTTTTTTGGGCTTTGTGAATTTCCCAGTTGCTGCTGAGGAAACCAGAGTCTTTATTACTGTCGGAATAGCCGAGCATGATTTCTTGGAGATCTGGCGAGAGGCGATCGCCAAACACTTCGTCGTAGTTACCATTCTCAGGAGGATTGTAGCCACCCGCCAAACAAGAACGATAAAGCGGAATATCAAACAAGCTGCGCATGATGCCCGGCGCGTTAATTAGATCATCAACCGTTTCAAACAGTGGCGCAATCCTAATGGTGGTTGTACCCGCAACAGGATCGTATAAACCCGCTTCCCGAGCGAGGAGCAAGACCTCAAGGACATCACTAGCCTCATTAGTCATGCTGATAATGTAAGTCTGGCAAATGCCTAGGCCAAACTCCTGCTGTAGCCGTTTCAGAACCTGTAGCGTTTGAATCGTTTCGACGGCCTTTTCCGAAAAAGCCATTTCCTTTGGAATCAAGGGGCGACGGGTTTTAAGCTCTTGCACAAGCCATTCAACCTTCTCTGCATCGGACAGATCGTTATAGGACTTGTCCATGACTCCGAGATAATCCACAATTTCGGCGATCGCATCGGAGTGGCGAGTAGACTCCTGACGAAAATCGAGGCGCGTCAAAATAAACCCAAAAATTTCGACTTGGCAAATGAGCTTATCAAGGGCAGCACAGTGAATATCCGTTTTCTCAAGGCTATTGCGCAAGAGCTGCAAATCCGCGAGAAAATCATTCCCCGCAGCATAAACACGCTCATCAGCGACTTCCACTTTATTTTGCCAAGCAGGCATAGTCGCCAAACGACGATTGCGCTCCAAGGTATTTTCCAAACGTTGCTTAATGTAAGCCAACTTAAGACGATAAGGCTCTTGACGATAACGAATTGCCCAAGTGTCATACACCTCAGGGAAAATAGTTTGCTCCTGCTCTAGGGAATCTAAAATCTCCGGCAGCACATTACTCCAATGCAGCGACAAACTTAAAACATCGGCCAACTGGTCAACGGACTCGATATAACGCTCTAAAACCAGTTTCCGTTGGTAGCAAGCTGTCCGCCAAGTGACATCAGGCGTAACAGAAGGGTTGCCATCACGATCGCCACCAACCCAAGACCCAAAATTACAGAAATTTTTCAGCGGCACCTCAGTATGGGGGAAAGAAGATTTGAGCGCCTGCTGCAACCGCACCGACAATTCCGGCAACGTATCAAACAGCACCTCCTCAAAATAATGCAGCGCATAATCCACCTCATCCAATACCTGAGGCTTAAATTGGTGAAGCTCATCAGTACGCCACCAAAGGCGAATTTCCTCCGTTAACTGCTGCTTAATATTGTCCACTTCCCAAGACACTGCCGGGTCAAAACTGGTTTCCCCGTCCCCAGTACGGTCTAACTTCCGCAAAATCCCCGCGATACGTCTTTGCTTATTCCGAATAGTGTGGCGCACAATTTCGGTGGGGTGAGCGGTAAACACAAGACGAATGTCCAGCTGAGCCAACAGTTTCTGGATTTTTTGAGGCGGCATATTTTGACGCTTGAGGTAAGGAAATAACCAGTTAAATGTGCCGGCTTTTGTGGGGGAAATTTCCTCTAATTCCTCCGATTTGCCATTACTACTAGGGTCAGTACTATGCACTGTGCGACGGGAAAGTTGCTGTTCCCGTTGTTCATAATGTTGCTCAACACTATTAATAAGCTGAAAATAAAGGGCGAAGGCGCGCGCCGCGCTAATGGCATCTTCTAGGCTCAGACTTTCAATTAAGCTTGAAATTTCTTGGGGCGGAAAATTACCGATACGCCCATCTTCAGAACGACTTTCCCGAAGACGCTTGAGACGCTTAACTAGTTTGGGACCACACTCTTTTTCTAGTACTGCTTGCCAAAGATCTTCCACCATTGCGAGGCGATACCGCAGTAGGGATTGGGAGGAGGAAAGAATATCGGCTTCGGCACTGGGAGGTTGCATGATTTGATTCATGGTGTTGGCAGTCTATGGCTAGGATAATCGTATGTTTAAACGGAAATCGGGCAAATCTAATCGATTGTAAGGGGAAAGGTTCTTCGGGGGTAGTATGTCAGGATACTTTGCCTAGGACATCACTTTGTATCTTGGGAAAAACCGATGGTTTACATCTATTCGGGGTCTTGATTTGATTGGTCTTTATCCGGATCTTGAGCTGCGGGAAATGGAAGCGTAGGTAGGCGATCGCCCCGCAAGATTTCTTCACTCCAGCAGCCGAGGGTCACGATTGATTGTGCCAAACTTTCTCCCCACTGATGGGTAATGAGATAAGAAGGAGCGAGTATACTCAAAACAAATTGAGATGGAATCGGCGATTGAACTTTCATCTGCACTCTAGTCTATAAGCCATGTCCATCCTACAAGCGGAATCTTTTTAGGACAATTTTTTTGCGCTTTCGTTTATCTTTGTTGTTATCGACTCACTTTAATTTGTGAAATCCCCAAGCTTATGGTGAATGTGTCACACCGAAAAACCAATCGCCCTCGTCTTGCCCCGATGCTCCATGAAGCGGTGCGTCAGGCGATTCCCCTCGGTAGTCATGTTCATCTGCGAGTGCGATTGCGGGGAAACACGCTCCATTTGCTCTGTGAAACGAATTGTCCGACGGAAAAGGAAGAAATTGTTAGGGCGATTGTTGCTGCGATTCGCCGCGGTGGTACTCCCGTCGTTTTATTGACACCGGAACCGCATGAACCGATCTATCGCCTCATTGTTTATGGGCGTTTAGAGGGCACTGAAAATAGTCTTTGGGTCAAATCGATCAATGTTCTAGAGCTGCTG comes from [Limnothrix rosea] IAM M-220 and encodes:
- the ppc gene encoding phosphoenolpyruvate carboxylase, translating into MNQIMQPPSAEADILSSSQSLLRYRLAMVEDLWQAVLEKECGPKLVKRLKRLRESRSEDGRIGNFPPQEISSLIESLSLEDAISAARAFALYFQLINSVEQHYEQREQQLSRRTVHSTDPSSNGKSEELEEISPTKAGTFNWLFPYLKRQNMPPQKIQKLLAQLDIRLVFTAHPTEIVRHTIRNKQRRIAGILRKLDRTGDGETSFDPAVSWEVDNIKQQLTEEIRLWWRTDELHQFKPQVLDEVDYALHYFEEVLFDTLPELSVRLQQALKSSFPHTEVPLKNFCNFGSWVGGDRDGNPSVTPDVTWRTACYQRKLVLERYIESVDQLADVLSLSLHWSNVLPEILDSLEQEQTIFPEVYDTWAIRYRQEPYRLKLAYIKQRLENTLERNRRLATMPAWQNKVEVADERVYAAGNDFLADLQLLRNSLEKTDIHCAALDKLICQVEIFGFILTRLDFRQESTRHSDAIAEIVDYLGVMDKSYNDLSDAEKVEWLVQELKTRRPLIPKEMAFSEKAVETIQTLQVLKRLQQEFGLGICQTYIISMTNEASDVLEVLLLAREAGLYDPVAGTTTIRIAPLFETVDDLINAPGIMRSLFDIPLYRSCLAGGYNPPENGNYDEVFGDRLSPDLQEIMLGYSDSNKDSGFLSSNWEIHKAQKNLQEVANPYGIDLRIFHGRGGSVGRGGGPAYAAILAQPPNTINGRIKITEQGEVLASKYSLPDLALYHLESVSTAVIQSSLLVSGFDNIEPWNRIMEKLSQQSRAAYRSLVYEEPDFLDFFMSVTPLPEISQLQISSRPARRKSGKKDLSSLRAIPWVFSWTQSRFLLPAWYGVGTALQQFFEQDPEENLKLMRYFYSKWPFFRMVISKVEMTLSKVDLEMASHYVRELADPADLERFQPILNKISEEFNLTRKLILEITENEELLDGDRPLQRSVQLRNGTIVPLGFLQVSLLKRLRQYTRETQASIVHFRYSKEELLRGALLTINGIAAGMRNTG
- a CDS encoding HEAT repeat domain-containing protein translates to MPSPNDLDLLNDTFGDPVQDTEVAAAPPDATAMVESLSDGDKMRRMIAARYFCDHKDERAIAPLIDIITTDSCPLTRVSAAYALGRNPSEAAVPTLIELLANDWNGYVRKGVVWALGNCGDRRAVEPLIHALKTDISAVRLWAASSLAQVAKLEYEDIVQSIPPLIAGLRRDKMAAVRSNCAWSLGQLCREMPSNVIYATAIDALIESLVEDEDIGVKDDARAALLRVGDPNGLQMIEELEFEGLI
- a CDS encoding NifU family protein, which translates into the protein MSLALTTENVETTLDELRPYLMADGGNVELVEIDGPIVKLRLQGACGSCPSSAMTLRMGIERKLREVIPEIAEIEQVF